The DNA window GCGGGTGGCGCTCGCCGAGCACCTCAACCGGGTCCGCGGTACGAACGCGCACCCGGACAACATCGTGGTCTGCAACGGTTACACGCAGGGCATCGCGTTGCTGTTCCAGGTGCTGAAGTGGATGGGCGCGAAGCGGATCGCGGTCGAGGACCCGACGTCCGACGACGACGCGGTGCCCGCGGCCCGCGCGCTGGGCCTGGAGGTGGTGGGCGTCCCCGTCGACGAGGACGGCATCCGCGTCGACGTTCTCGCCCGGACCGCAGCCAACGCGGTCGTGCTCACGCCGTCGCACCAGTGGCCGACCGGCGGCGTGCTTCCGCCTGAGTCGCGAGCCGCCGTCCTCGGGTGGGCCGCCGATCGCGGCGCGCTGGTGATCGAGGACGACTACGACGCGGAGTTCCGGTACGACCGGGCGCCGATCGGCTCGATGCACGGCCTCGCACCGGAGCTCGTCATGTACATGGGGACCGCGAGCAAGACGCTCGCCCCCGGGCTTCGGCTCGGCTGGATGGTGCTGCCGCAGAACCTCGTCGACCTCGTCGCCGAGGCCAAGGTGACGGCGGACCGGGGAACGCCGACGACCGAGCAGCTGGTGTTCGCCGACTTCCTCGCGAGGGGCGAGTTCGACCGGCACCTGCGGCGGATGCGGCCGGCGTACCGGCGTCGGCGCGACGTGCTGTTGGAAGCGCTGTCGACGTACTGCCCGATGCTCGAGCCCGCGGGCGTTGCCGCCGGCCTGCACCTGATCGCGTGGCTGCCCGACACGGTCGACGAGACCGCGGTGGTCACCGAGGCGCGGGCGCAGGACGTCAAGATCGACGGGATCGGCACGTACCGGCTGTCGTCGAAGGGCCGCGGCGGGCTGATCTTCGGGTACGGCGGGCAGACCGAGGCGGCGATGACCGAGGGAGTGAAGATCCTCGGCTCGGTCATCGCCGCGCTGGCTGACTAGGACTGGGCGAGGAGGGCGTCGAGGCGCTGGTAGCCCTCGATCACGCCGACCTCCATGCCGCTGGAGACGATCATGTCGCGGCCTTCGAACGTGTCGACGACGCTCAGCGTCGTGACCCGGCACCGCCCACCGTCGAGCGGCTCGAACGTGATCGTCTCGAGCGCGACGCCGTCCGGGTAGCCCGCCCAGGTGAACGTCTGCACGATGCGCTCGTTCTGGCGGATCTCGTGGAACGAGCCGTAGAAACTCTCCCCGCCACCCTCGTGGTACTTCCAGCCGCCGCCGGTCTTGGCGTCCCACCGGTCGAGGTTCATCTCGGTGCCGTTCGGGCCGAGCCACTGAACGATCAGCTCGGGGTCGACCCACGCGTTGAACACGCGGTCGGGGGTGGCGTCGAACTCGCGGACGATCTTGACGGTGGGGACCTTGGGGTCGGCCTCGATCGTCGCCTCGTTCTTGGTGGTGGCGTTCATGATGCTGCTCCTCTGTGTCTGTCCTGGTCTTCGGTCTCTTGGGCGTCCTGGGCCGCGAGCAGGGCGTCCAGGCGGCGGAACCGCTCTTCGGCCTGCACGCGATACCGCTCGATCCACTTGGTCATCAGGTCGAACACCTCCGCCTCGAGATGGCAGGGTCTTCGTTGCGCGTCCCTCGTCTGGCTGACGAGACCCGCATCGGTGAGGACCTTGAGGTGCTTGGAGACCGCCTGAACGGACACGTCGTACGGCTCGGCGAGCTCGCCCACCGTGGCATCCCTGAGGGACAGCCGTGCGACGATGTCGCGCCTCGTCGGGTCCGCGAGTGCCGCGAACACCTTCGACAGCCTGTCCTCCGTCATGACCTCTCCTCGTCCTCAACCCTTTGGTTGAGTACGAATCTAGGCCGACGTCAGGGCGTTGTCAACCTCTTGGTTGAAGAAGGCTGCTCAGGGCTGCTCGCGAGCGGTCCATCGCCTCGGTGAGCTCGGTGCTGGTCTCCTCGTCGACGCAGAGCCAGCCGTCGTACCCGGTGTCCTGGAGCGCTTCGAAGAGCGCCGGGAAGTCGATCGTGCCTTCGCCGAGGAGGCGCCACTGGCCGTCGGCGAAGTCCTTGAGGTGGAGGTTGTCGATCACGTTCGCGAAGTCCCTGACCAGGCCGGCGACGTCGGTGATGCCGGACTTCACCAGGTGCGCGGTGTCGACGGTGAGGTGCACGGCGTCGT is part of the Tenggerimyces flavus genome and encodes:
- the pdxR gene encoding MocR-like pyridoxine biosynthesis transcription factor PdxR; the encoded protein is MADSRTNSRPTGDLLIELRRDVNDPLHRQIAAAIRAGIQARRLRLGMALPPTRQLAATLDVSRGVVVEAYQILVAEGYLTSRSGGYTRVAVGPQPEPATPRAEPTNEASIDFSSCRPDVSRFPRAAWVRSVRRVFNETPSELLGYLPGRGVPQLRVALAEHLNRVRGTNAHPDNIVVCNGYTQGIALLFQVLKWMGAKRIAVEDPTSDDDAVPAARALGLEVVGVPVDEDGIRVDVLARTAANAVVLTPSHQWPTGGVLPPESRAAVLGWAADRGALVIEDDYDAEFRYDRAPIGSMHGLAPELVMYMGTASKTLAPGLRLGWMVLPQNLVDLVAEAKVTADRGTPTTEQLVFADFLARGEFDRHLRRMRPAYRRRRDVLLEALSTYCPMLEPAGVAAGLHLIAWLPDTVDETAVVTEARAQDVKIDGIGTYRLSSKGRGGLIFGYGGQTEAAMTEGVKILGSVIAALAD
- a CDS encoding SRPBCC family protein, which codes for MNATTKNEATIEADPKVPTVKIVREFDATPDRVFNAWVDPELIVQWLGPNGTEMNLDRWDAKTGGGWKYHEGGGESFYGSFHEIRQNERIVQTFTWAGYPDGVALETITFEPLDGGRCRVTTLSVVDTFEGRDMIVSSGMEVGVIEGYQRLDALLAQS
- a CDS encoding ArsR/SmtB family transcription factor; its protein translation is MTEDRLSKVFAALADPTRRDIVARLSLRDATVGELAEPYDVSVQAVSKHLKVLTDAGLVSQTRDAQRRPCHLEAEVFDLMTKWIERYRVQAEERFRRLDALLAAQDAQETEDQDRHRGAAS